A portion of the Acidisarcina polymorpha genome contains these proteins:
- the gpmI gene encoding 2,3-bisphosphoglycerate-independent phosphoglycerate mutase, with protein sequence MSIYKKPLVLAILDGWGYRAETAANAIAMARKPVYDKLLADFPNTLLHASNHFVGLPDGQMGNSEVGHLNIGAGRIVHMDITRIDALIASGEFSSDPVIASAIKHAGEGRRQLHLLGLLSDGGVHSHQRHLYAFLKAAADHGLQQVFVHVFLDGRDTAPTGGAGYIAALQQKFLEFGVGQIASVSGRYYAMDRDRRWEREKKTFDAMVKGSAEGGAYADPIARVNECYHNGITDEFIIPFVVSEADGQPVGVVRDEDVCINFNFRADRARQITRVLARNSGLTKVDGADLPGAAELDETIPRAEVPHHLHYVCMTQYDKQFTLPVVIPPESMENILANVLAQANLRNLRIAETEKYAHVTYFFNGGIETPFPGEDRFLVPSKKVATYDLAPEMSAEGIADAVIKAVDDTAFDLVVVNFANADMVGHSGKIEPTIKAVETVDTQLGRIYQALKHSGGSLLITADHGNAELMIDPVTGGPHTAHTTNPVPFILVNEDAAKYTLRPGGSLRDLSPTVLGILGLERPNQMTGGDLRLPKS encoded by the coding sequence ATGTCGATTTATAAGAAACCCCTGGTCCTGGCCATCCTTGATGGCTGGGGCTACCGGGCGGAAACCGCCGCGAACGCAATCGCCATGGCCCGAAAGCCGGTCTATGACAAATTGCTGGCCGACTTCCCCAATACGCTTCTCCACGCTTCGAATCATTTCGTCGGCCTGCCCGACGGCCAGATGGGTAACAGTGAAGTCGGCCATCTGAATATCGGCGCTGGCCGCATCGTCCACATGGATATCACCCGAATTGACGCATTGATCGCCAGCGGCGAATTCTCGTCAGACCCGGTGATCGCCTCGGCCATCAAACACGCCGGAGAAGGCCGCCGGCAGCTGCACCTGCTCGGACTGCTCTCCGATGGCGGCGTCCATTCTCACCAGCGCCATCTCTATGCATTCTTGAAAGCGGCAGCCGACCACGGGCTTCAACAAGTCTTCGTCCACGTTTTTCTCGATGGACGAGATACCGCCCCAACCGGCGGCGCGGGCTACATCGCCGCTCTGCAGCAGAAGTTCCTCGAGTTTGGAGTTGGTCAAATCGCCAGCGTCTCGGGTCGCTACTACGCCATGGATCGCGATCGCCGCTGGGAGCGAGAAAAGAAGACCTTCGATGCGATGGTCAAAGGTAGCGCAGAAGGCGGAGCCTACGCCGACCCCATCGCCCGCGTCAACGAGTGTTATCACAACGGCATTACGGACGAGTTCATCATTCCCTTCGTCGTCAGCGAGGCGGATGGGCAGCCGGTCGGAGTGGTTCGCGATGAGGATGTGTGTATCAACTTCAATTTCCGCGCCGATCGTGCGCGTCAGATTACCCGTGTACTCGCGCGGAACAGCGGGCTCACCAAGGTTGACGGCGCCGATCTTCCCGGAGCAGCGGAGCTCGACGAAACGATCCCCCGCGCCGAGGTACCGCATCACCTGCATTACGTCTGCATGACTCAGTACGACAAGCAATTTACCTTGCCCGTCGTGATTCCTCCCGAGTCGATGGAGAACATTCTCGCGAACGTCCTCGCTCAAGCGAATCTCCGAAATCTCCGCATCGCTGAAACGGAGAAATATGCCCATGTCACTTATTTTTTCAATGGCGGCATCGAAACTCCGTTTCCTGGAGAGGACCGCTTCCTCGTTCCTTCGAAGAAGGTCGCGACCTACGATCTTGCCCCGGAGATGAGCGCTGAAGGCATCGCCGACGCGGTCATCAAAGCAGTTGACGATACCGCTTTCGACCTCGTCGTCGTCAACTTCGCCAATGCCGATATGGTCGGCCACTCGGGGAAGATCGAACCGACGATCAAGGCCGTTGAGACCGTCGACACTCAGCTGGGAAGGATCTACCAGGCGCTCAAGCACAGCGGAGGGTCGCTGCTCATCACCGCCGATCATGGCAATGCCGAACTTATGATCGATCCGGTAACCGGTGGCCCTCACACCGCGCACACCACGAACCCGGTGCCGTTCATTCTGGTGAATGAGGATGCGGCCAAATACACCCTGAGGCCGGGTGGCTCGCTGCGCGATCTCTCTCCGACCGTGCTTGGCATTTTAGGCCTGGAAAGGCCCAATCAGATGACCGGAGGCGATCTTCGCCTTCCTAAGTCCTGA